One Ricinus communis isolate WT05 ecotype wild-type chromosome 2, ASM1957865v1, whole genome shotgun sequence DNA segment encodes these proteins:
- the LOC8288891 gene encoding peroxisomal membrane protein 11A, with translation MDSDTSKTATESQKPAIPKTLAPPSKEKDFLNHLETYLAKRDGVDKLLKISRYASKIILASNTLPETLILTQRLKSFESSVGLSRKAFRLGKFVQDINSIRNSHFDTKQEVVLSIIAYGGEGLYYFVEQFVWLVKAGLIDGKHTKKLGKISAWAEFVGYIGSISIKLRDLKKLNENEVCLGSSIEVAAVRGNGFEEEEKRMRKLREKKLMKKLSIAQDFADGLMALADIRDGKGRLSGPLWVSVAGLLSALISTRKNWVSC, from the coding sequence ATGGATTCCGATACATCGAAAACCGCCACTGAATCACAAAAACCGGCGATCCCTAAAACTCTAGCACCGCCATCAAAAGAGAAAGACTTTCTCAACCACCTCGAAACTTACCTCGCAAAGCGAGACGGTGTTGACAAACTCCTTAAAATCTCACGTTACGCCTCTAAAATTATCTTAGCCTCCAATACCCTTCCCGAAACCCTAATTTTAACACAGCGATTAAAAAGCTTCGAGTCAAGTGTAGGATTGAGTCGCAAAGCATTTCGACTCGGTAAATTTGTTCAAGACataaattcaattagaaaCTCTCATTTCGATACCAAACAAGAAGTTGTACTCTCTATAATTGCATATGGGGGCGAGGGATtgtattattttgttgaacaGTTTGTTTGGCTGGTTAAAGCTGGGTTAATTGATGGTAAACACACGAAAAAATTGGGAAAGATTAGTGCTTGGGCTGAGTTTGTTGGTTATATAGGGAgtattagtattaaattaagagatttgaagaaattaaatgaaaatgaggTGTGTTTGGGATCAAGTATTGAGGTTGCTGCGGTGAGAGGGAATgggtttgaagaagaagagaagagaatgaGAAAGTTGAGAGAGAAGAAGTTGATGAAGAAGCTATCGATTGCGCAGGATTTTGCTGATGGGTTAATGGCTTTAGCTGATATTAGAGATGGGAAGGGAAGGTTGTCAGGTCCGCTTTGGGTTTCAGTTGCTGGACTTTTGTCTGCTTTGATTAGTACTCGTAAGAATTGGGTTTCTTGCTGA
- the LOC8288890 gene encoding DNA-3-methyladenine glycosylase, translated as MSVATKLRTSTKSVPERRAILGPTGNRVRVLEECRRKDELLKKSQQQKKPKKPAVSDMPQVVVKHNLSVDSSCSSSSSSSSGSLRKVASPRRNVKRSAVKIVPEGAEFASKQDLPVKRCDWITSNSDSLYMSFHDEEWGVPVHDDTKLFELLVFSQALAEMSWPTILHMRNIFRKLFDNFDPSSVAQFTEKKLLSLKVNGNLLLSEPKLRAIVENAKLLLKVQQEFGSFSNYCWRFVNNKPLRNGFRYARQIPVKTPKAEFISKDLMQRGFRCVGPTVVYSFMQVAGIVNDHLLTCFRYQECIANVKKKCDPDVEESERVTKALENTCLSQ; from the exons atgtctGTTGCTACTAAGTTACGAACCTCTACCAAATCTGTACCCGAACGACGAGCAATACTGGGTCCTACAGGAAACAGAGTTAGGGTTTTGGAAGAGTGTAGAAGGAAAGATGAACTTTTAAAGAAATCGCAACAACAAAAGAAGCCAAAGAAACCAGCGGTTTCAGACATGCCACAGGTGGTTGTTAAGCACAATTTATCTGTTGACAGCTCTtgctcttcttcctcttcttcttcaagcGGGTCTTTAAGGAAGGTAGCAAGTCCAAGACGAAATGTGAAGCGAAGTGCTGTCAAAATTGTTCCTGAAGGTGCTGAATTTGCTTCCAAGCAGGATTTACCTGTGAAGAGGTGCGATTGGATCACTTCCAACTCTG ATTCACTTTATATGTCTTTCCACGATGAAGAATGGGGAGTTCCAGTTCATGATGATACAAAGTTGTTCGAGTTACTAGTATTTTCACAAGCATTAGCAGAGATGAGCTGGCCAACAATTCTTCACATGAGAAACATTTTCAG GAAGCTTTTTGACAACTTCGACCCCTCATCTGTTGCACAGTTCACTGAGAAGAAGCTGCTGTCACTGAAAGTGAATGGGAATCTGTTGTTATCAGAACCAAAGCTTCGTGCAATAGTAGAAAATGCTAAACTCCTACTTAAG GTCCAGCAGGAGTTTGGTTCCTTCAGTAACTATTGCTGGCGGTTCGTGAATAACAAGCCATTAAGAAATGGATTCCGCTATGCACGGCAAATACCAGTCAAGACTCCGAAAGCAGAATTCATAAGCAAGGATCTAATGCAAAGAGGGTTTCGCTGTGTTGGGCCTACTGTTGTTTATTCATTCATGCAGGTGGCTGGGATTGTTAACGATCATCTTCTAACATGCTTCAGATACCAAGAATGTATTGCAAATGTCAAAAAGAAATGTGACCCAGACGTTGAAGAATCAGAAAGAGTAACTAAGGCATTGGAAAACACATGCTTATCCCAATGA
- the LOC8288889 gene encoding protein BRASSINAZOLE-RESISTANT 1 codes for MTSDGATSTSAAAAAARRKPSWRERENNRRRERRRRAIAAKIFSGLRAQGNYNLPKHCDNNEVLKALCSEAGWVVEDDGTTYRKGCRPPPIDIVGTSARITPYSSQNPSPLSSAFPSPIPSYQVSPSSSSFPSPTRGDNNHNNAASSILPFLQNAIPASLPPLRISNSAPVTPPLSSPTSRNPKPIPNWEFIAKQSMASFNYPFYAVSAPASPTHRQFHAPATIPECDESDSSTVESGQWISFQKFGPSMAAAMPTSPTYNLMKPVAEQILSSNVIKENGRSMEFEFGNGNGQVKPWEGERIHEVGLDDLELTLGNGKARS; via the exons ATGACGTCGGACGGAGCTACATCGACGTCAGCTGCAGCTGCAGCAGCCAGGAGGAAGCCGTCCtggagagaaagagagaataataggagaagagagagaaggaGAAGAGCAATTGCTGCTAAAATATTTTCAGGATTAAGAGCTCAAGGTAATTATAATTTGCCTAAACACTGTGATAATAATGAGGTTTTGAAAGCTCTCTGTTCTGAAGCTGGTTGGGTTGTTGAAGATGATGGTACTACTTATCGCAAg GGATGCAGGCCACCCCCAATTGATATTGTAGGCACTTCTGCAAGAATTACTCCATACTCTTCACAAAATCCAAGTCCATTATCTTCAGCATTTCCTAGTCCAATTCCTTCTTATCAAGTCAGTCCCTCTTCCTCTTCATTCCCTAGCCCCACTCGAGGtgataataatcataataatgcTGCATCCAGTATCCTTCCTTTCCTCCAAAATGCCATTCCTGCATCTCTCCCACCTCTCCGAATTTCCAACAGTGCACCTGTGACTCCACCTCTTTCATCCCCAACCTCAAGAAATCCTAAGCCAATTCCCAATTGGGAGTTCATTGCGAAACAATCTATGGCCTCATTTAATTACCCTTTTTATGCTGTATCTGCCCCAGCTAGCCCAACTCACCGTCAGTTTCATGCTCCTGCTACTATACCTGAATGTGATGAGTCTGATTCATCCACTGTCGAGTCCGGTCAATGGATAAGCTTTCAAAAATTTGGGCCTTCTATGGCTGCTGCAATGCCAACTTCTCCTACCTATAATCTCATGAAACCTGTGGCTGAGCAAATTTTGTCCAGTAATGTGATTAAAGAGAATGGGAGGAGTATGGAGTTTGAGTTTGGAAATGGGAATGGACAAGTGAAGCCCTGGGAAGGTGAGAGGATTCATGAGGTAGGATTGGATGATCTAGAGCTCACACTTGGAAATGGGAAGGCTCGAAGTTAG